The Miscanthus floridulus cultivar M001 chromosome 7, ASM1932011v1, whole genome shotgun sequence genome includes a region encoding these proteins:
- the LOC136465568 gene encoding uncharacterized protein translates to MIGRRYTKLPFYGSTDPEEFLDWQEQMEIELEVQEFSETKKISRAILEFEDYALDWWKQYPHKRLIKNWEDLKNAMRKEFVSRKYGLILLRRLENVKQGTKSVQVYYDKLYSSMHRANIVDGIDTMSYFKRGLNPNIAAAVEGKYFRGMQDLLSCAIREEKKIMKVQQDKITGCTNLCKDRCAKLQPNVSSVAREKQASTACKKRGRVVPKVSSVDSSAKRSEHQQCNSKKNSIEQQEDNIVPQVDKRKDEVCNVTVDHNVTPTPKRVAIPKCQLQYEIVKEEVTNILITGSLSSEQDQEENSPTHTKEEQKCDEEIENTSNFEGPSNLNMMATHIFSLQDECEKKNATIVSPSASDKSVQDEVHHAPTKLRLQTNVVPSMNIMQRCVIEGKIYKDESTSTNANSMSFEKSKDGCCALTIAVTMPLEETMNDGAYSYGAPQADKVYKENEEEIDAHNSTILDERSEKVLNVDNQFIAAPSLNHGNDGGKGIEVDETKVKAVKDWPTPMNVSQVRSFHGLASFYRRDYLWPKEFVIHSNHEALKYLKGQAKLNHHHAKWVEFIETFPYIVKYKKGKDNVVADALSQKIMLLNQLEVDGPFRVLEKINDNAYKIDLPASYGMSNTFNVVDLLPFTS, encoded by the exons ATGATAGGTCGAAGATATACCAAGCTTCCTTTCTATGGAAGTACTGATCCGGAGGAATTTCTTGATTGGCAAGAGCAAATGGAGATTGAACTTGAAGTCCAAGAATTTTCTGAAACCAAGAAGATATCACGAGCCATACTTGAATTTGAAGATTATGCTCTTGATTGGTGGAAACAATATCCACATAAGCGTCTCATCAAGAATTGGGAAGATTTGAAGAACGCCATGAGAAAGGAATTTGTTTCAAGAAAATATGGGCTGATTTTGCTTCGTCGTTTGGAGAATGTGAAGCAAGGAACTAAATCTGTCCAAGTATATTATGACAAGCTATATTCGTCCATGCATCGAGCCAATATTGTTGATGGCATCGATACAATGAGctacttcaagagaggccttaatCCTAATATTGCTGCTGCTGTTGAGGGGAAATATTTTAGAGGCATGCAAGATCTTTTGAGTTGTGCAATTAGAGAAGAGAAGAAAATTATGAAGGTGCAGCAAGACAAGATCACAGGGTGCACTAATTTGTGCAAAGACAGATGTGCTAAGCTGCAGCCCAATGTATCCTCTGTTGCTAGAGAGAAGCAAGCATCAACTGCATGCAAGAAGAGAGGACGTGTTGTTCCAAAAGTTTCTTCAGTTGATTCTAGTGCTAAAAGAAGTGAACACCAGCAATGCAACTCCAAGAAGAACTCTATTGAGCAGCAAGAAGACAACATTGTGCCTCAAGTTGATAAGAGAAAAGATGAGGTGTGTAACGTTACTGTGGATCATAATGTTACACCAACTCCTAagagagttgctatcccaaagtgtCAGTTACAATATGAAATTGTGAAGGAAGAAGTTACAAATATTCTCATCACTGGTTCTCTCAGTTCTGAGCAAGATCAAGAAGAAAATTCTCCTACACATACCAAAGAAG AGCAAAAATGTGATGAAGAGATTGAGAACACTTCAAATTTTGAAGGACCATCTAATCTGAACATGATGGCTACCCATATCTTCAGTTTGCAAGATGAATGTGAGAAGAAAAATGCTACTATTGTGTCACCTAGTGCGAGTGACAAATCTGTCCAAGATGAAGTTCATCATGCTCCAACAAAACTGCGGTTACAAACTAATGTTGTTCCAAGCATGAACATAATGCAAAGATGTGTG ATTGAAGGCAAGATTTATAAAGATGAATCCACTTCAACCAATGCAAATTCAATGTCTTTTGAGAAGTCAAAAGATGGTTGTTGTGCTTTGACTATTGCTGTCACAATGCCACTGGAAGAGACCATGAATGATGGCGCCTATTCGTATGGTGCTCCACAAGCCGACAAA GTGTACAAGGAAAATGAGGAAGAGATTGATGCTCATAACTCCACCATACTTGATGAGAGAAGTGAAAAGGTACTCAATGTTGATAACCAATTCATTGCTGCCCCAAGTTTGAATCATGGCAACGATGGAG GAAAAGGAATAGAAGTGGATGAAACCAAGGTGAAAGCCGTCAAGGATTGGCCAACTCCAATGAATGTAAGTCAAGTAAGAAGTTTTCATGGCCTTGCTAGTTTTTATAGAAG GGACTACTTATGGCCAaaagagtttgttattcattcCAATCATGAAGCTTTGAAGTATTTGAAAGGTCAAGCTAAGCTGAACCATCATCATGCCAAATGGGTTGAGTTCATCGAAACATTTCCATACATTGTGAAATACAAGAAAGGTAAGGacaatgtggttgccgatgctttGTCTCAAAAAATTATGTTGTTGAACCAACTCGAGGTAGATGGTCCATTTCGTGTTCTTGAGAAGatcaatgataatgcatacaagatagatctTCCAGCAAGTTATGGCATGAGCAACACCTTCAATGTTGTTGACCTCTTACCATTCACAAGTTAA